The following coding sequences lie in one Homalodisca vitripennis isolate AUS2020 chromosome X, UT_GWSS_2.1, whole genome shotgun sequence genomic window:
- the LOC124369000 gene encoding uncharacterized protein LOC124369000, which translates to MTRQSVIFKPTALKDPSTWEVPEPIIPGRCDMSVNEEKSQLTEQNSNLETLQEDAPFEDRIKGLNDINVHLKALTSLKLTPLDSYSVNKNTNLTTYDVDVNKSKGINNKNFHLPQK; encoded by the exons ATGACACGTCAGTCTGTCATTTTCAAACCTACCGCTCTAAAAGACCCCTCAACATGGGAAGTGCCAGAGCCAATCATCCCTGGCAGATGTGACATGTCAGTGAATGAAGAGAAATCACAATTAACTGAACAGAATTCTAATTTGGAAACCCTTCAAGAGGATGCGCCATTCGAGGATCGCATTAAGGGATTAAATGACATAAACGTTCATCTGAAAGCACTGACTAGTCTCAAATTGACACCATTAGATagttattctgtaaataaaaatacaaatttgaccaCATATGATGTGGATGTAAAC aAATCTAAGGGgatcaacaataaaaactttcatttaCCTCAGAAATAA